A DNA window from Gorilla gorilla gorilla isolate KB3781 chromosome 6, NHGRI_mGorGor1-v2.1_pri, whole genome shotgun sequence contains the following coding sequences:
- the GARIN1A gene encoding Golgi-associated RAB2 interactor protein 1A, whose translation MSKIRGLPPEVREPGPGVELGVENGLLCQLIHSPEFSLFSNSVVFESNFIQVTKPGNWRDVCEGSATMILGVTSSVPSLPLPNVLLMANVTWPQGPFTTWSTPGDAPVINLSRLLPLKYVELRIYDWLQCILRVRTVTEKIYYLKLHEKHPEIVFQFWVRLVKILQKGLSITTKDPRIKFTHCLVPKMPTNSTETTPENSLLSSSQPSEPLVLLAAEQTSGSFSQLSGKPQLTADRNNDTAIEIDNCSSYKIPSPVASPINLNIPMRAALSHSLWEQEDRNEHFLQVHIASYLGEHFLGA comes from the exons ATGAGTAAAATCAGGGGCCtcccacctgaggtcagggaacCAGGCCCTGGAGTGGAACTCGGGGTGgaaaatggccttctttgtcaACTGATTCATTCTCCAGAATTCAGTTTGTTCTCCAACTCGGTGGTGTTTGAAAGCAACTTTATCCAG GTCACTAAGCCCGGGAACTGGAGAGATGTCTGTGAAGGGTCTGCCACCATGATCCTCGGGGTGACCTCCTCGGTGCCCTCCCTGCCACTCCCCAATGTCCTCCTGATGGCCAATGTTACCTGGCCCCAGGGTCCATTTACCACCTGGAGCACACCTGGTGATGCCCCAGTCATCAACCTCAGCAG GCTTCTCCCCCTGAAGTACGTGGAGCTACGAATCTACGACTGGCTCCAGTGCATCCTGAGGGTTAGGACAGTGACCGAAAAGATCTACTATCTGAAGCTCCACGAAAAACACCCAGAGATTGTGTTTCAATTCTGGGTCCGCTTGGTGAAAATTCTGCAGAAAGGCCTGTCCATCACCACCAAAGACCCGAGAATCAAATTCACTCACTGCCTGGTACCCAAGATGCCCACCAACTCCACAGAAACAACA CCTGAAAACAGCCTCCTGTCATCCTCCCAGCCCAGCGAGCCCCTCGTGCTGCTGGCGGCTGAGCAGACCAGTGGCAGTTTCTCACAGCTCTCAGGAAAGCCCCAGCTCACAGCAGACAG GAACAATGACACTGCCATTGAAATAGACAACTGCAGCAGCTACAAGATACCCTCTCCAGTGGCATCTCCAATCAATTTGAATATACCCATGAGAGCTGCCTTGAGCCACAGCCTCTGGGAACAAGAGGACCGGAATGAGCACTTTCTACAAGTTCATATAGCCAGTTACCTAGGAGAGCACTTCTTGGGAGCCTGA